In Macaca nemestrina isolate mMacNem1 chromosome 10, mMacNem.hap1, whole genome shotgun sequence, the genomic window AGTCTTGATGAGgtattgtcttctttttttttttttcccagtgcaTTTCAAAGTTTTTACCTTAAACATTTCACAGGGGTTTAGGAAAGCAACATGTGTTTCAGAGAATGATTGGACTGGACATCAGAGAGTTACTCTACAGATTAATGTCTAATTTCAGCACTGAAAGTTTATCCTCCTATTAATGTCTCACTGCAAGTCTGTGATAGCATCTAGCATATTCATGTATTTTCTCAGCTATAAAACTTCATTgtaggaaatttagaaaatacgAAATAGTTTAAGGTTCAGCTAATCAGCTGCCATCCCATTACCACAAGCatctttttaagttaattttgtaTTAGAAGATTTTTAGATTGTAGCTAAACTTAGTATTCTGAGcacatgaaaaatataataacccgtatttcttttctttcctttttttcttttttttttttttgagacggaattttgctcttgtttcccaggctggagtgcaatggtgcgatagctcactgcaacctctgcctcctgggttcaaatgttctcctgcctcagtctcccgagcagctgggattacaggcatgcgccaccacgccaggctaattttatatttttagtagagatggggtttcaccatgttggccaggctggtctcaaactcctgacctcaggttttccacctgcctcagcctcccaaagtgctgagattacaggcgtgagccactgtgcctggccaatagcccatatttatttccttccttccttccttccttccttccttccttccttccttccttccttccttccttccttccttccttccttccctccctccctccctccctccctccctccctccttcctctctcttactctctctcttactctttctctctctttctctctgtctgtctttctttctctctctctcttctttctttctctctctctctctctctttctctctctctctctcttttctttctctttctttcttcggACTcttgctgtcaccaggctggagtacagtggcacaatctcggcttactgtaacctctgccttccggattcaagcgattttcctgcctcagcctcccgagtagctgggactacaggcacgtgccaccacgcccagctaatttttgtatttttagtagagacggagtttcaccatgttggccaggatggtcttgatctcttgaccttgtgatctgaccgccttggcctctcaaagtgctgggattacaggcgtgagccacctctctCAGCCAATAGCCCATATTTTAtccccatcttttttttcttgagaccgagtcccactctgtcgcccaggctggagtgcagtggcacaatctcggctcattgcaacctccgcctcccaggttcaagtaattctcctgcctcagcctcctgagtagctgggatcacaggcactggcccccatacccagctaatttttgtatttttagtagagacagggtttcaccatgtttgccaggctggtcaggaactccGTACCTCATGTGATGCGCcggactcggcctcccaaaatgctgggattacaggtgtgagccactgcacctgtccctCATCCCCATCTTAGTGGTAGTGTGAGATGACACTGCCAAATAAAAAGGCAGGCAGTGTGCATGGAGATGATCAGAAGCTGTTCTTCTTCCGCAGGCAGACtcagaaaataaagaggaagtTAGTCCTCTTGGGTCGAAGGCTCCCATCTGGATTCCAGATACCAGAGCCACAATGTGTATGATCTGCACAAGTGAATTTACTCTCACCTGGAGACGACACCACTGCCGGGCCTGTGGAAAGGTTGGCGAGGATAACACCCATCTCCATTGTGGTCTTCACTGTCTCCAGGCTGTACATAGTGAGGAAGCATATTTCCCCTCGTAAACCATTATAGTTCAAGAATAACAATAACAATTATGTTAATGGTAGAAAACATGAATGGtgttttctctaaatatttaGGGGCAGGGGGAATCTTCTTAGTGAACTTCCACCCTCCTACTTCAGAGTTACATTAGAACATCAGTAATAAATAACTTTGATTCAAAAACGAAATCTAACAAATCCACAATTAAATCAGCCCTCACATTTACAGCTATTATTTAAACTGCATCTCTCTAGTACTAAGTATCTATAGTATTCAGTAGGGGGAATGTTCAGCGTTGAAGTTATCCCTAGTGATGTTTCTAAGCCTTCATGATCTCATTAGTAAAATGGGTGTAGAAACAGTGACATCAGAGAGTTACtctaaagattaaatgaggttcTATTTAAAGAGCATTTAGTACGGAGCCCAAAAACTTGGTAGAGGAGCAGAGACGTGGTCGTTGCTGCAGCAGTGATGATtatgatggtgacagtgatggtgatcAGTATACCTCACAGGCTTTTTTgcatgccaggtactgttctaagcattttgcatgtattaattccttgactttattattttatgtagtcAGCTCTCTGTAAGTAATCATCTGTTGCCCCTTCATCTTTCAAGGGTGGTACCATGCATTAGTTCACTATATGCTTGAACTCCTTAGAGTTGTTAttgagacaaagtgagactcagtgACTCTGAAACTGTTTTGAAAAGTGGATGGCACTGTAAATTGTAACATACTTTATGGTTTGGAAACACAAGTTATTCTAATGAAATTAATGGAGTAATTCCAATGTGTTTTCAGATTGTATGCCAAGCTTGTTCATCCAATAAGTATGGCTTAGATTACCTGAAAAATCAACCAGCAAGAGTATGTGAACATTGTTTCCAAGAACTGCAGAAATTAGGTAATATATAAGTAAAGATTTAACCGAAAAGTCCTTTATTCCTCAGATGTTTTCAAACAACCTTCTGACAGAAACACCTTCGGTACATTAGCAATATGATTGTTGATACTTATCTCCAAATTTATAGTAAGCTTTCTTAATCatattttgttgtaattctggGAGAGGTTGGGCTGAAATTTGGTTTTAGTCTGTATAAAAAGTTTTGCTAAGAAAACTGTAGAAATGTAATTACAGGGTAAAACACTTGAAACAGTAAAAGGGAACTTTAACTTTCAAGTAATTTTGAAGTCTCTATAGTTTCACATGATAGCGTGCTCATTACAAATCATTTTACCTATATGTAAAGTAATTCTCTGTGGAAGCGTATTAGGTGGCACTTCGTTAGCTTAATTCTAGTCAGTTGAACTGATTCAGTGAGATTTTAATGTACATCTGAATGTGCAGCTTTTTGACCAAACACGAAATGATACTTCCTATTTCCCTGCTCCTTATTTGTAGGTGTCCTCCAGTAAAATGAATGCAGCTTAGCAGGACTGCTCAGGTCTATGTTTTGGGAAAAGATTTTTAGTTAAATTCCTGAAACCTGTAGgatctaaattttatttatttatttacttatttattttgagatggggtcttccactgttgcccaggctggagtatagtgacgtaatctgcaacctccacctctcaggttcaagtgattctcctacctgagcctcctgagtagctgggattacaggcacacgtgaccatgcctggctactttttgtattttagtagagatgggggtcttaccatgttgaccaagctggtctcgaacttgtgacgtcaaatgatgcacctgcctcagcctccccaagtgctgggattacaggcataagccaccacgcctggccaggatctaaatttttaaaagtctgttctTCATTTCCCTGAAGGATAGCTTTTTATTAGCAAGGAGGAATTTCTAAGTGGATGAcatgatatttcagagtgcacaTATTTCTAGATTAATAATTTATTGTCTGTATACATTTTCCAAGAAGACCCATCCATCTCTTCCTTTATGTTCCTCCCGTTAGTCTGGGTATATGGTATAAACTGCAGACATTGAAAATTCGTCTTTGAATTCTCCTTCCTCATCACCTATACACATTTGGTTAGTAACTCTTGTCAATTTTATCGTCAAAAATCTTTGTCTTGATTTCTCCATCCCAGCTCTAATAAGGTCTTTGTTATCTCTCATCTAGACAACTATAACAATTTCCTAACAAGTTTTCCTGCTGTTAGTCCTTTCTCCTTAGTACTGCCAGATATAATCAGTTTTTCCAAATTTAATCTGCTCATGTCACTCCCCAGTCTAAAACATATAAACAACAGTCCAGTTTCCTTCAAACCAGCCCCCTTTTTTAATCTGGTCTCATTATTCTCCAAATAGATGATTTAATTTCATACCTCTCTGCCTTTGCTCACACTGACCTCTTGGTGTGCAGTGTTCCTCCTGTTTATTTTAACCTGGCAAATTCCTACTTATTCCTTCAtggccaacttttattttattttatttgtttgtttgtttgtttgttttgagatggagtctcactctgtcgcccaggctggagtgcagtggcgcgatctcggctcactgcaagctccgcctcctgggttccctccattctcctacctcagcctcctgagtagctgggactacaggtgctcaccaccacgcccagctaaattttttgtatttttagtagagacggggtttcaccgtgttagctagatggtctcgatctcctgacctcttgatccgcccaccttggcctcccaaagtgctgggattacaggcgtgagccaccatgcccggccagccaACTTTTATCTTATTATCTTCTCAGGTTTCCCTGAACCTCTACAATCAGAATTCATTACTTCTTCATCCATATCCAATAGCCCCTTTTTAACTACTTTGTTCATTGGAGTTGGTCTAGTATCTAAACACTTAACAATACCAGGGTTCTTTGGGGTTTATGTCAGTAGGGAaggttttttggattttttttttaagttggtagTATAGTCACGTTTCATAATTCTAAAGGCACGCAAGAGTAATCCTTTCACATGGTTTAAAGTTCAAAAAGTATAAAACCATAGAGAGTAGAAAGTCTGCCTTCCACTCAGCTCCCAGCCATCCATTGTCCTTTTCCAGGAGCTATCAATGTTGTTTCTTAGTGTCCTTCCATGGATATTTTATGCAACAGTATTATGGATTTGAATGAAATTGAATTGCAAAATGCTGAGCATTGCCTACAAAGTGTGCCTGGTTTGTTCTAGATCACCAGCACTCCCCTAGGATTGGATCTCCTGGAAATCACAAATCTCCTTCAAGTGCCTTATCATCAGTCTTACATAGCATTCCATCagggaggaaacagaaaaaaatcccagCTGCTCTCAAAGAAGTAAGTGTTTCCATTAAACTTGCAATGTGATAGAGGCTGAATTATTCATATGCATATAATacactgtttttctttcataaagGAAGATGTCATTTCCCACAACTATTAAGTCATGAATTTTAATACTGATGATGGATGTGGCGGATGCCTCACAGTCTTGCTTGGTCTCCCGTCTGACCTAAGTCATTTAGAAAATGGCTGTTGAAAGGTTTAGAGAACATTTAATAGCAGTGATAGAAGGTAAAGATAAGTTGGAcacacatgaatttttaaaaatgactttgagCAGGACCCTTGCCAGAGGGAAGAAATCCAACAGAATATTTTGGGCATTTTGTTAGCCTTTACTGATCTGCACGGTTTATTTGTAGGCGTTGGTTGGTTATGCGCAGCTGATATCACTGATAGTAGGTTGTCTTTCCTTTAAActtcctttaaaagaaaattttaaatagtgaTAATAGCCTGTATGCTTAGACCTGCTAATGGTGTAATCCACAGACATCGTTGATACCCTATCCCGGTTCCTCAAATTTAAGTGTCAAAGAACAAACAGCATTGCCATTTTGGCTACTCCATTATGATCAGTTTATTAAGGAGGTCCACCTGGCTGGTTTTGTGGCCAGCAGAGTAGTTTTTAATTTGGTTCTCTTGCTTTTTTACTGAGGAGGTGTTCTAGCATACGTAGTGGCAGGAAAGAACTCTAAAAATTTGATCAAGATCATGTTTCTTATGTAAAGTTACGAGTATATTCCCAGTTGAGACACAATGTTTTAGAGGTTCATGGAAATTATAGCACGTATCCATACTCTGTTTCTTGTTATGTctgaatactatttcattgtTTGTGTATACTACAGTTTATCCATCCAGCTCTTGTGGAatattgggttgtttccaccctttggctattatgaattaTGCTGATAGAAATGTTCATGTGCAAAtttctgtgtggacatatgttttcatttatcttgggtatatacccagaagtagaattgcttgCTCATATGGttattctatgtttaactttttgaggaacaggGAAGTTGTGTTCTTATTCtagtaatgtttaaaatatttttagaaactcCTCTTTTTAGAATTACATTTAGAGCCTCAGTACTCTCAGTAATGGCAGACTACATCTTttgagttggattttttttttttcttaatttcaattgcttttggggtACCTATGGGTTTTGGTTACACGGATGAGTTGTATAATGGTGAAGTctaagattttagtgcacccatcacctgagcctTATACagtgtacccaatatgtagttttataGTCCCTGACCCCCAACCCTGATTTACTTTGTAAATAATCAAATCATTGGAAGAAATGTTTTATGTATCAGGTGATTAAGTTGGTGAAcaccagttttatttttaaaaatataggtctAGTCATGGCTGTTCAGTATTATGGTTGATCTTCTTGTGTGGCTAATAAACTGATCCTAAATTGGTATAAAGgagaaatgtaatatattttgagcAACATTAATAACAACTTAGATAAGAACATGGTAGGATTCCAATGTAACTATATTTTAAGCAAAATCTCATTTGAATGTTAAACATTTTAGTTgggtttttcctcttttttttcactGAGATAGGAAACaattctagttttttaaattacttggTAGTCTTTATAAAGATGTATTTATAGAAATTTGCTGttgcttaacaaatatttctaaCTTAATGTTAGATCTTGAATTTTCCACTaaacaatatataattattttcatgaaaTTTATAAGAAATTAATATAATTCATCAATTAATATGTGATTAaagatatacttttaaaattcacaGGGCCCGCCTGTATTAGTTTTCCATTTCTGCATAATAAATGACTACAAAcctagcagcttaaaacaacatacatttattatctcaggaGTCCAGGCATGGCTTAGCTGGGCCTCTGCAGGGCTATAATCAAAGTTTTGGCAAGTACTGAATTCTCATCTGGAGGCTCATCTGGGGAAGGGTCTGTTTCTAAACTCATTCAGGTTGTTGACAGAACTCATTTCCTTGCACTTGCAAGACTGGGGGCCCTGGCTTCTTACTAGCTTTTGGCTGGAGGTCATCAGCTCCTTGCCATGTGGGCCTCTCAACATTGCTACTTAGTTGTTAAAAGCCGGCAAGGAAGAAAATTTCTAGAGTGTTTCCTAACAAGACAGGGCCATATATAATGTAGCATGATCATGGGAGTGACATCCTATCACCCTCACCAAATTCTTAGTTAGAAGCAAGTCATAGGTCCTGTCCACACTCAAAAGAAGAATGTACAACAATGTGACTCTCTATGGCAAGGGTCATGGAAAGCCACCTTAAGCGTGTGCCTGCCATACCATTACTAAGGTAgatcccaatttttttttttttcggactTTCAGCCCCTTTAATTAGCTGCTCTGAGAAGAGGTCAGAGTGGCAGGCAGGAGGTGGGGAAGGTGGTACTTCTTGAGCCCCACTCAGCAACTGGTCACTCATCCTCTGGCAGCTGGATCTTGCTGGGGTCGAAGTAGTTGGATTCTATGAGGGGAAGGCCATTGGCCTCTCGGTATTTCACAAGTCTCTCAGCTTCGCGACGGGACCAGTCTTTCATCCTGTAGTCGGGCAGATAGGCCACATAGGTGCTGCCAAGGACCAGGACGACGGAGACGCCAAAGAAGAAGACAACTCGCATGTTCCAGACGTCTAAAACGGGGTCCTTGTCATAACCATGGGAGTCTGGGTTCTTCTCATACAAGTTTTGGTCTTCGGTTTCTGGGTCTTCTTGCCACTGTGTGGTCGGTTCCGGGGCCCGCTCTCTCGCCACAGCGGACGGGGCGACCACAGT contains:
- the LOC105483680 gene encoding NADH dehydrogenase [ubiquinone] 1 beta subcomplex subunit 11, mitochondrial-like, translated to MVGPTKPRQLEAKRVAQRPASLENKIRSGTYIAWRRRSDNCRALTHCSCAQSHFRPRPSDPAAPSVMAARLFGLSARRLLAAAATRGLPATRVRWESSFSRTVVAPSAVARERAPEPTTQWQEDPETEDQNLYEKNPDSHGYDKDPVLDVWNMRVVFFFGVSVVLVLGSTYVAYLPDYRMKDWSRREAERLVKYREANGLPLIESNYFDPSKIQLPEDE